A window of Panicum virgatum strain AP13 chromosome 8K, P.virgatum_v5, whole genome shotgun sequence contains these coding sequences:
- the LOC120645699 gene encoding uncharacterized protein LOC120645699 produces MLEMNSNYSKWASYFKVLCGKFGLRSHIDGPGTPHSVDPQWVIADSCVKSWLFGSVGDSVLNLALAGDDQTARQLWAAIEDLFTANQEPRAVLLLEQFHMLTQGDSTISEYCQPIKLKAAELRAVGHPVEGRSLIVAMLHGLHPRFASTADDITNSTILLTFSHAHDMLILMETRLSHDEKAIANTALLASTGSGCTSPVGCLASTSGASSSGTGGGQMAPPKLGGGSGNKKKGARKGNGGGNNSGAGGGRTQQPGNSGAPSYSAPYPYRPMGPWICYNPWAPQGPYPSQQQGPAAGA; encoded by the coding sequence ATGTTGGAGATGAACTCCAACTACTCCAAGTGGGCGTCCTACTTCAAGGTGCTGTGCGGCAAGTTCGGTCTTCGCTCACACATTGATGGCCCCGGCACCCCTCACTCCGTTGACCCCCAGTGGGTCATCGCCGACTCCTGCGTCAAGAGTTGGCTCTTCGGTTCTGTCGGCGACTCCGTCCTCAACCTCGCCTTGGCCGGCGATGATCAGACCGCCCGACAGCTTTGGGCGGCCATCGAGGACCTCTTCACCGCCAACCAAGAGCCgcgcgccgtcctcctcctcgagcAGTTCCATATGCTCACCCAGGGCGACTCCACCATCTCAGAGTATTGCCAACCCATCAAGTTGAAGGCTGCCGAACTCCGCGCCGTCGGCCACCCCGTGGAGGGCCGCTCGCTCATCGTCGCCATGCTGCATGGTCTTCACCCTCGCTTCGCCAGCACTGCGGATGACATCACCAACTCCACCATCCTTCTGACGTTCTCCCATGCCCACGACATGCTCATCCTCATGGAGACCCGGCTGTCCCACGATGAGAAGGCCATCGCCAACACCGCCCTCCTTGCCTCCACCGGCTCCGGCTGTACTAGCCCGGTCGGGTGCCTCGCCAGCACCTCCGGCGCCTCCTCCAGTGGCACTGGTGGTGGCCAGATGGCCCCTCCCAAGCTTGGCGGTGGCTCTGGCAACAAGAAGAAGGGCGCCAGGAAGGGCAATGGCGGTGGCAACAATAGtggtgccggcggtggccgcACGCAGCAGCCTGGCaatagcggcgccccctcctacAGCGCCCCCTATCCCTACCGCCCCATGGGCCCCTGGATTTGCTACAATCCTTGGGCGCCCCAGGGGCCGTATCCGTCCCAGCAGCAGGGTCCTGCAGCCGGTGCCTAG